In Luteipulveratus mongoliensis, the DNA window ACGGTAGACGTGCACGGTCTCACCACGCAGGTAGATGAATGCGTGGTTGCAGCCGATGGCGTACGACGTGATCGCGACACCCTCGATGAGGAACTGCGGCGCCGCCATCATCAGCGGGATGTCCTTGCAGGTGCCCGGCTCGGACTCGTCCGCGTTGACCACCAGGTAGCGGGGGCCGCCGTCCGGAGCAGGCAGGAAGCCCCACTTCATACCGGTCGGGAAGCCTGCGCCGCCACGACCGCGCAAGCCCGAGTCCTTGGACAGCTGGACGAGGTCCTCGGGCTTCATCGCCAGGGACTTCTTGAGCGCCTGGTAGCCCTCGTTGCGTTCGTACGTCGCCAGCGTCCAGCTCTGCGGGTCGTCCCAGAACTTGGTGAGGATCGGCGTCAGATCGGTCACGACTGCTGCTCCTTCGGCTCCTCGGCGGCAGGCTCGGGAGCCGGCGTCCGGGTGAACTGCTGCTTGCCCGAGGCGATGCGCAGCCCCTCCAGCGAAGCCGGTCCGGCACCGACGCCCTGGTCGGCGCGACCGTCGTTGAAGCCGGCCAGCACTCGCGACATCTCCTTGAAGGTGCAGACGTTGTCCGCGCCGCGCGTCGGGTGCACCGCCTTGCCGGCCCGCAGGTCGTCCACGAGCTGCTTGGTCGACTCGGGCGTCTGGTTGTCGAAGAACTCCCAGTTGGTCATCACCACGGGCGCGAAGTCACACGCCGCGTTGCACTCGACGCGCTCGAGGGTGACCTTGCCGTCCTCAGTGGTCTCGTCGTGACCGATGCCGAGGTGCTCGGAGACCTCGTCCCAGATCTGGTCGCCGCCCATGATCGCGCAGAGCGTGTTGGTGCAGACGCCGACGGTGTACTCGCCGTTGGGGTGGCGTTTGTACTGGGTGTAGAACGTCGCGACTCCGCTGACCTCGGCCTCGGAAAGGTCGAGCTGCTCGGCGCAGAAGGTCACGCCGCGGCCCGTCACGAAACCGTCGACGCTCTGGATGAGGTGCAGCAGCGGGAGCAGGGCCGACCGCTTCTGCGGATAGCGCGCGATGACCGCCTCGGCGTCGTGCGCCAGGGACGCCAGCGTCTCGTCGTCGTAGGGCTCTTCGCTGGCGTACAGCGGCGTCAGCTCGTGGAGCGGGCCGTCATGGAGCTCGGTCATCGGTCCACGCCTCCCATCACGGGGTCGATGCTCGCGACCGCGACGATGACGTCAGCGACGGCACCGCCCTCGGACATCGCGGCGGTGGCCTGCAGGTTGTTGAAGCTCGGGTCGCGGAAGTGTGCGCGATAAGGGCGCGTCCCGCCGTCGGACACGACGTGACAGCCGAGCTCGCCCTTGGGGCTCTCGATGCCGACGTACGCCTGGCCCGCCGGAACCCGGAAGCCCTCGGTCACCAGCTTGAAGTGATGGATGAGCGACTCCATCGACTCACCCATGATCTTGCGGATGTGATCGAGGCTGTTGCCCTGACCGTCCGAACCGACCGAGAGCTGCGCCGGCCAGGCGATCTTCTTGTCCTCGACCATGACCGGGCCCGGGTTCGCATCCAGGCGGTCCAGCGTCTGCTCGACGATCTTGAGCGACTCGTGCATCTCGTTGATCCGGATGCGCAGTCGGCCGTAGGCGTCGCACGTGTCCTCGACCGGGACATCGAACTCGTAGTTCTCGTAGCCGCAGTAGGGGTCGGACTTGCGCAGGTCGTGCGGCAACCCGGTCGACCGCAGCACGGGGCCGGTCATGCCGAGCGCGATGCAGCCCGTCAGGTCGAGGTAGCCGACATCGACGGTGCGGCCCTTGAGGATCGGGTTCTCGAGCAGCAGTGCCTCGAGCTCGTGAATCCCCTTGCGCAGCAACGGAATCGTCTCGCGGACCTTGTCGATGCAACCGTCGGGCAGGTCCTGCGCCACACCGCCGGGGCGGATGTAGGCGTTGTTCATGCGCAGGCCGGTGACCATCTCGAAGATCGACAGGATCCGCTCGCGCTCGCGGAAGCCGATCGTCATGACAGTCGTCGCGCCCATCTCCATGCCACCGGTCGCGAGGGCGACGAGGTGGGAGGTGATGCGGTTGAGCTCCATCATCATCACGCGGATGGTCGACGCACGCTCCGGGATCTGGTCGGTGATCCCGAGGGCCTTCTCGACCGCGAGGCAGAACGACGCCTCGTTGAAGAGCGGCATGACGTAGTCCATGCGGGTGCAGAAGGTCACGCCCTGGGTCCAGGTGCGGAACTCCATGTTCTTCTCGATGCCGGTGTGCAGGTAGCCGATACCCGCGCGGGCCTCGGTGACCGTCTCGCCGTCCAGCTCGAGGATGAGGCGGAGCACGCCGTGCGTCGACGGGTGCTGCGGGCCCATGTTGACGACGATGCGTTCTTCGTTGAGCGCCGCCGCTTCGCTGACGACGTCGTCCCAGTCGCCGCCGAACGCGTTGAGCACCGGGGCGTCGTCGACACCGTCGGCGTGACGGGCTTCTGCCGTCGAGTACACATCTTCTGCTTGAGTGCTCATCAGGTGTACGACCTCCGCTCGTCCGCGGGCGGGATGGTGGCGCCCTTGTACTCCACCGGAATACCGCCGAGGGGGTAGTCCTTGCGCTGCGGGTGACCCGGCCAGTCGTCGGGCATGAGGATGCGAGTCAGAGCGGGATGCCCGTCGAACTCGATCCCGAACATGTCCC includes these proteins:
- the nuoE gene encoding NADH-quinone oxidoreductase subunit NuoE → MTELHDGPLHELTPLYASEEPYDDETLASLAHDAEAVIARYPQKRSALLPLLHLIQSVDGFVTGRGVTFCAEQLDLSEAEVSGVATFYTQYKRHPNGEYTVGVCTNTLCAIMGGDQIWDEVSEHLGIGHDETTEDGKVTLERVECNAACDFAPVVMTNWEFFDNQTPESTKQLVDDLRAGKAVHPTRGADNVCTFKEMSRVLAGFNDGRADQGVGAGPASLEGLRIASGKQQFTRTPAPEPAAEEPKEQQS
- a CDS encoding NADH-quinone oxidoreductase subunit D, producing MSTQAEDVYSTAEARHADGVDDAPVLNAFGGDWDDVVSEAAALNEERIVVNMGPQHPSTHGVLRLILELDGETVTEARAGIGYLHTGIEKNMEFRTWTQGVTFCTRMDYVMPLFNEASFCLAVEKALGITDQIPERASTIRVMMMELNRITSHLVALATGGMEMGATTVMTIGFRERERILSIFEMVTGLRMNNAYIRPGGVAQDLPDGCIDKVRETIPLLRKGIHELEALLLENPILKGRTVDVGYLDLTGCIALGMTGPVLRSTGLPHDLRKSDPYCGYENYEFDVPVEDTCDAYGRLRIRINEMHESLKIVEQTLDRLDANPGPVMVEDKKIAWPAQLSVGSDGQGNSLDHIRKIMGESMESLIHHFKLVTEGFRVPAGQAYVGIESPKGELGCHVVSDGGTRPYRAHFRDPSFNNLQATAAMSEGGAVADVIVAVASIDPVMGGVDR